The following are from one region of the Oryzias latipes chromosome 12, ASM223467v1 genome:
- the LOC101175334 gene encoding beta-centractin, translating into MESYDILANQPVVIDNGSGVIKAGFAGDQIPKYCFPNYVGRPKHVRVMAGALEGDLFIGPKAEEHRGLLSVRYPMEHGIVKDWNDMERIWQYVYSKEQLQTFSEEHPVLLTEAPLNPSKNREKAAEIFFETFNVPALFISMQAVLSLYATGRTTGVVLDSGDGVTHVVPIYEGFAIPHSIMRVDIAGRDVSRYLRLLLRKEGYNFNTSAEFEVVRTVKERACYLSLNPQKDETLETEKAQYVLPDGSTLNIGPARFRAPELLFRPDLIGEESSGIHEVLAYAIQKSDMDLRRTLFSTIVLCGGSTLIKGFGERLLTEVKKLAPKDVKIKISAPQERLYSTWIGGSILASLDTFKKMWISKREYEEDRARAIHRKTF; encoded by the exons ATGGAGTCCTATGACATCTTGGCCAACCAGCCGGTTGTGATCGATAAT GGTTCAGGAGTCATCAAGGCTGGTTTTGCTGGTGACCAGAtccccaaatactgtttccctAACTA TGTGGGACGTCCCAAGCATGTGCGCGTGATGGCGGGGGCCCTGGAGGGAGACCTCTTCATCGGCCCCAAGGCAGAG GAGCACCGCGGCCTGCTGTCGGTCCGCTACCCCATGGAGCACGGCATCGTGAAGGACTGGAACGACATGGAGAGGATCTGGCAGTACGTCTACTCCAAGGAGCAGCTGCAGACGTTCTCCGAGGAG CATCCTGTGCTGCTGACAGAGGCGCCGCTCAACCCCAGCAAGAACAGAGAGAAGGCCGCAGAGATCTTCTTCGAGACCTTCAACGTTCCTGCACTCTTCATCTCCATGCAGGCTGTGCTCAGCTT GTACGCCACAGGACGCACCACCGGCGTGGTGCTGGACTCTGGCGACGGCGTCACCCACGTGGTTCCCATCTACGAGGGCTTCGCCATCCCCCACTCCATCATGCGCGTGGACATCGCCGGCAGAGACGTGTCACGCTACCTCCGCCTGCTGCTGCGCAAAGAGGGTTACAACTTCAACACGTCCGCCGAGTTCGAGGTCGTCCGCACCGTCAAGGAG AGGGCCTGCTACCTCTCCCTGAACCCCCAGAAGGATGAAACCTTGGAAACGGAGAAGGCCCAGTACGTCCTTCCTGACGGGAGCACCTTAAAC ATCGGACCCGCCAGGTTCCGAGCGCCCGAGCTGCTGTTCAGACCCGACCTGATCGGAGAGGAGAGCTCGGGGATCCACGAGGTTCTGGCCTACGCCATCCAGAAGTCCGACATGGACCTGCGGCGCACGCTCTTCTCCACCATCGTGCTGTGCGGGGGCTCCACGCTCATCAAAG gttTCGGGGAGCGGTTACTAACTGAAGTAAAGAAACTGGCTCCTAAAGACGTGAAGATCAAG ATCTCTGCCCCCCAGGAGCGTCTGTACTCCACGTGGATCGG CGGCTCCATCCTTGCATCTCTGGATACCTTCAAGAAGATGTGGATATCCAAGCGGGAATATGAAGAAGACAGAGCGCGTGCCATCCACAGGAAGACCTTCTaa